In Cyprinus carpio isolate SPL01 chromosome A1, ASM1834038v1, whole genome shotgun sequence, the following proteins share a genomic window:
- the LOC109059062 gene encoding LOW QUALITY PROTEIN: DENN domain-containing protein 1B-like (The sequence of the model RefSeq protein was modified relative to this genomic sequence to represent the inferred CDS: substituted 2 bases at 2 genomic stop codons): MGSRIKENPEKTFYWFFQASCPIARDKDPDVLFQFPEDFNDEEALQSLPRFCFPYDIERVKDTVAVQHFTFVLTDLEGCQRFGFCRLTSSSQTCLCILSYLPWFEVFYKLLNNLADYSTKGQVXFXQPNEMKELLSVLYKHPLPPANGSITLQMGGKLMIGSEMPGICGHAPKGEESEGIPYFIAPDPKALPSIPESRNLTELVVAVDVGNLLQLFASMLFERRILIYCSKLSTLTACIHACNGMLYPMYWQHIFIPVLPPHLLDYCCAPMPYLIGIHSSLAERVRSRALEDVVILNVDTNTLESPHEDLKKIPADVVAGLKVRLKRQAASSAGSGVAHSFLRAQALLFGGYRDALQSPDEGPVVFSTELFLSHKSQSMQEFLESAVHLQCFKEFIDGRLKMLNQGKEPDDVFEEEVLQCGASSGSSKLRRQLVGNLKKGGGALIVTWKSTANKATKYHSKFGLKNLLSSKDQTAPHMLQRGGSVCGTHTYRLIQSDCLQNRLPITQHFGRSRPRRPTQKNPSLQGNEQQTEDDNTSYEDSVTEDLQQCSASNDLQEDDDLSLLADPEEMDLLGEIFDTLSAQSSREPGLLYSTRSLDLFSSDSSEFISHRSLTNPSQESLSASFGNSGSLVSWEEELEEGPGGEGEEPAVLTDRPENELNELEKDLTELGVNLCSDLQVLEEALLDPQEGSQEVQEDSRSKNDGQMNGTMEESLETETVIEESTETQPDKEEERQKEHNTTNVLGSNGPTNEGITSAVSLNVKIDTREEPDKKSVEPPSPNVLSTVALFQSKSLTDTSGSRGLDKSVKSPISTHKINVGPMTGLQTEEQSTKSPISSTPEEQTQAPIKVSELKKRFEH, translated from the exons AGAAAACCCTGAAAAAACGTTCTACTGGTTCTTTCAAGCCTCATGTCCAATCGCCAGAGATAAAG ATCCTGATGTGCTGTTTCAGTTCCCTGAGGACTTTAATGATGAG GAGGCTCTGCAGTCCTTGCCTCGCTTCTGCTTCCCTTACGACATAGAGAG GGTGAAGGACACTGTTGCCGTGCAGCACTTCACATTCGTCTTGACCGATCTGGAAGGATGCCAGCGCTTCGGTTTCTGCAGACTCACGTCCAGCTCTCAGACCTGCTTGTGCATCCTCAG TTATTTGCCCTGGTTTGAGGTCTTCTACAAACTTCTGAACAATCTGGCTGACTACTCAACGAAAGGACAGGTATGATTTTAACA ACCAAACGAGATGAAAGAGCTGCTGTCGGTTCTCTACAAGCACCCCTTGCCTCCGGCCAATGGCTCCATCACGCTGCAGATG GGAGGGAAGCTAATGATTGGAAGTGAGATGCCTGGCATCTGTGGACACGCCCCAAAAGGGGAGGAGTCAGAGGGG ATCCCGTATTTTATCGCACCAGATCCAAAAGCCCTGCCCTCTATTCCAGAAAGT AGGAACCTGACGGAGCTGGTGGTGGCGGTGGACGTGGGGAACCTGTTGCAGCTCTTCGCCAGCATGTTGTTCGAGAGACGAATTCTCATTTACTGCAGCAAACTCAGCACC ctGACGGCCTGCATACACGCATGTAACGGGATGCTGTACCCCATGTACTGGCAGCACATCTTCATTCCAGTGCTGCCGCCTCATCTGCTGGACTACTgctg cgCACCGATGCCGTACCTCATTGGAATTCACTCCAGCCTGGCAGAG AGAGTGAGGAGTCGCGCACTTGAGGACGTGGTCATACTGAACGTGGACACCAACACCCTGGAGTCGCCCCATGAGGACCTGAAAAAGATCCCGGCCGACGTG GTGGCGGGACTGAAGGTCAGGCTGAAGAGACAGGCGGCGTCGTCGGCCGGGTCAGGGGTCGCGCACAGCTTCCTCCGAGCGCAGGCTCTGCTGTTCGGAGGATACAGAGATGCCTTACAGTCGCCTGAC GAAGGGCCGGTCGTGTTCTCCACTGAGTTGTTTCTGAGTCATAAGTCTCAAAGCATGCAGGAGTTTCTGGAGAGCGCGGTTCACCTGCAGTGTTTCAAAGAG TTTATTGACGGCCGGCTGAAAATGCTGAACCAGGGCAAAGAGCCGGATGATGTGTTTGAGGAGGAGGTGCTTCAGTGTGGAGCTTCATCCG GTAGCTCTAAATTGCGTCGGCAATTGGTGGGAAACTTAAAG AAAGGGGGTGGAGCCCTGATCGTGACATGGAAGTCTACAGCTAACAAAGCA ACCAAATATCATAGCAAATTTGGGCTGAAAAACCTCCTGTCATCAAAG GACCAAACTGCACCTCATATGCTACAGAGGGGCGGGTCTGTGTGTGGAACGCACACGTATCGCCTCATCCAATCGGATTGTCTTCAGAACCGTCTACCAATCACACAGCACTTTGGCAGG TCTCGACCACGGCGGCCGACACAGAAGAATCCCAGCCTCCAGGGAAATGAGCAACAGACAGAGGACGACAACACCAGCTATGAGGACAG TGTAACAGAAGATCTTCAGCAGTGCTCTGCCAGCAACGACTTACAGGAAGATGATGATCTTTCTCTGTTGGCCGACCCGGAGGAGATGGACCTGCTCGGAGAGATCTTCGACACGCTGAGTGCCCAGAGCTCCAGAGAGCCGGGTTTACTGTACAGCACACGCAGCCTTGACCTCTTCAGCTCCGACAGCAGTGAATTCATCTCACAT aGGAGTCTGACCAACCCAAGTCAGGAGAGTCTAAGTGCCTCGTTTGGAAACAGTGGCAGTCTTGTGAGCTGGGAGGAGGAGCTAGAGGAGGGGCCTGGTGGTGAGGGGGAGGAGCCTGCCGTCCTGACTGACAGGCCAGAAAATGAGCTTAACGAACTAGAGAAGGACTTGACCGAGCTAGGGGTAAATCTGTGTTCAGATCTACAAGTTCTAGAAGAGGCTTTACTGGATCCCCAAGAGGGTTCTCAAGAGGTGCAAGAGGACAGCCGGTCGAAAAATGATGGACAAATGAACGGAACAATGGAGGAAAGCTTGGAAACCGAGACAGTAATTGAAGAGAGTACAGAGACGCAACCTGACAAAGAAGAAGAACGTCAGAAAGAGCATAACACGACAAATGTCTTGGGCTCAAACGGACCTACAAATGAAGGAATCACCTCTGCTGTTTCTCTCAATGTAAAGATAGACACAAGAGAAGAGCCAGATAAGAAGAGCGTTGAACCTCCATCACCGAATGTTTTGTCTACCGTAGCTCTGTTCCAGTCCAAGTCCTTGACTGACACTTCTGGTTCCCGAGGGTTGGATAAATCTGTAAAATCTCCCATAAGCACCCACAAAATCAATGTGGGACCAATGACAGGCCTGCAGACTGAAGAACAAAGTACAAAATCGCCCATTTCGTCAACTCCAGAAGAGCAAACCCAGGCTCCCATTAAGGTCTCAGAGCTGAAGAAGAGATTTGAACATTAG